One Sphingomonas kaistensis genomic window, GCCCTGTTCGTGCTCGCGAGCGGCGTAGTGGTGGTGCAGGTCGTCGCCAATCCGCTGATCAGCCTGCTCGGACCGGCGAAAACGGTGCACAGCCGCCTGACCTTTGCGCAGGCGTTCAACAGCCTTGGCACCACAGTGTTTCCGATCGTCGGCTCGGCGCTGATCCTCGGCGGGCTGGCGGGTGTCAGCGCGTCGGACTTCACCGGGGCTGAGCTCGAAGCCTATCGCACCGCCGAAACGCAGGCGATCAGCAACACCTACATCGGCCTTGCCGTGGCGCTGCTGGTGATCGCGGGCGCGGTGTTCCTGTTCCGCAATCGGTTGCCGGGTGAGCAGCATGAGCGCAGTTCGCCGCTGGCCGGTTTCTCGCTGCTCAGCCGCAAGCGGTTCGGCCTCGGCGCGCTGTGCATCTTCCTTTATGTCGGCGCCGAGGTGTCGATCGGCAGCCTGATCGTCAATTACCTCCAGCAGAGCCATGTGCTCGGTCTCAGCGAACGCGCCGCCGGGGACATGATCTTCCTCTACTGGGGCGGGGCGATGATCGGCCGCTTCATCGGTAGCTGGTTCCTGAGGGTGATGAGCCCGGGGCTGATCCTGGCCACCGTCGCGGCGGGCGCGATCGCGCTGCTGGCGATCTCGACTCACAGCACCGGCCAGGTCGCGGCCTACAGTCTGCTCGGGATCGGCCTGATGAACTCGATCATGTTCCCGACCATCTTCAGCCTCGCCTGCGAGAAGCTGGGCGCGCGGGCGGCAGATGGGTCGGGGATCATCAACATCGCGATCTTCGGCGGGGCGGTGATCCCGCTGCTGACGGGCATGCTGGCCGATGCCAGCGGCAGTCTGGCGATCGCGCTGATCCTGCCGGCGCTCTGCTACGCCGTAATTGCTGGATACGGCTTTTACGCGCGCAGGCCGGCGTCAGACCTCGCCTGAGCCGCCGCTTGCCGGGGGCGTCAGACCGACGTTGAACCACGGACCTTGAGGCGCACGGGAAGCAGCCGCGGCTCGCTCTCCCGGCCCTCGATCCGCTCGATCAGCGCTTCCACCAGCGCGGCGCCCGCGGCGCGGGCATCCTGTGCGACGGTGGTAAGCGGCGGGCTTGCGAGCTGCGCTGCCGCAAGATCGTCGAAGCCGACGATCGCGACGTCGTCGGGCACGCGCTTGCCGCGTTCGCCGAGCGCTTTCATCGCGCCGATCGCGGCGAGGTCGGAGGCGGCGAACAGGGCGTCATAGTCGATCCCGCGCCGCTCCAGTTCGGCGACCGCGGCGCGGCCTTCCTCCTCGCTCGGCCCGGCGTCGATGCGCAGGCGGTCGAACGCCGGGAGGCTCGCTTCGTCGTGGGCGCGCACGTAGCCGCGATAGCGGTCGAGAAACTCGGGATAGGCTTCGCTGACCGTACCGACGAAGCCGATCCGGCGGCGGCCGAGGCCGAGGAGGTGCCGCGTCGCTTCGAGCCCGCCGTCCTCGTTGTCGGAGCCGATCATCGCACCGAATTCATTGGCGCGCGGATTGCCCCAGCAGACGAAATGCGTGCCGCGCCGGACCAGGGCTTCAAGCCGCGGGCGATATTGGAGATAATCGCCGTAGCCGAGCAGGATGATCCCGTCGGCCTTGCGGCTGTCTTCGTAATCGACGTGCCAGTCGTCGCTCAATTGCTGAAAGCTGATCAACAGGTCGTAGCCATGCCCGGCGCAGGCGCGGACCATCGATCCAACCATCGACAGGTAGAAGGGATTGATCAGGGTTTCGTCGGGGGTCGGGTCTTCGAAAAACAGCAGTGCGAGCGTGCGGCTCTGCTGACGGCGAAGCCCCGAGGCATTCTTGTCGACCTTGTAGTGAAGCTGTTCGGCGGCGGCGAGAACCCGCGCCCGAGTCTCGGCCGACACCGCGGGATTTCCGGACAGCGCGCGGCTGACGGTCGGTTGCGACACACCCGCCAAAGCGGCGATATCGAAGGAGGTCGGGCGCCGCTGCGTCATTGGAGCCACAGTGTAACGTGCTGAATACGTATGTATAGCGCGGCGGCGATCTAGTCACCTCCGAGCCATCGTTGATAGGTTTGACCCATTGATGACGAGGTGCGCGCTGGTTCGCCGTGCCCGATCGTCGAGGAGGGGTACGACCACGATGACTTTCCACGCAAATTTCGGCCGTTTTAGCCTTGCCGCGAGCCCGCTGGCGCTGTGCGCCGCGCTGATCGCCACACCGGCCGCCGCCCAGACCACGCAGCCCGAAGACGCGCCGCCGGCGACCACCGAAGAAAATGCCAATGACGCGGCCTCGCCCGCGCCGACCGAGGGCGACGAGATCGTCGTCACCGGCTTCCGCCGCAGCCTCGAAAGCGCGGTTCGGACCAAGAAGAGCCAGGAACAGATCGTCGAATCGGTCACCGCCGAAGACATCGGCAAGCTGCCCGACAACAGCATCGGCGAATCGATCGCCCGCCTGCCCGGTATTGCGTCGCAGCGGACCAGCGGCCGCGCCAACGTCATCGCCATTCGCGGTTTCGGCCCCGACTTCTCGCAGACCTTGCTGAACGGCCGCGAGCAGACCTCGACCAACGACAACCGCGGGGTCGAATTCGACCAGTATCCGTCCGAAGTCGTCAGCCAGGTCGTCGTCTACAAGTCGCCGAATGCCTCGCTGGTGGGTCAGGGCCTGGTCGGCACCGTCGACATCCGCACCGTCCGCCCGCTCGACTACGGGCGTCGCACGGTCGCGATCGGGCTACGCGGCAGTTATGCCGACCTTGGCAAGCTCAATGCCGGATCGGAAGACAAGGGCTATCGCCTGAGCGGCACTTTTATCGATCAGTTCGCCGACGGCCGCATCGGCGTCGCGGTGTCGGCGTCCTATGTCGACGAGCCGTACCAGGTGCAGGAATTCAATGCCTGGGGCTATGCCACCGGCACTCTGCCCGGCAGCACCGAGCAGCTGGGCCTGATCGGCGGCTCCAAGTCCTACGTCACCTCGACGCAGCTGAAGCGCTTCGGGATCAACGGCACCATCCAGGCCAAGATCACCCCCAACCTCGTGCTGACCGCCGACGGTTTCTACAGCAACTTCAAGGACGACCAGATCAAGCGCGGTATCGAGTTGCCGCTTGGTTTCGGCGCCTTTGGCACCACCTTCAATCCTGCCACCTTCCGGGGCGAAAACGGCACGGTGGTGTCGGGCACGTTCAACAACGTGCAGGGTGTCGTCCGCAACGACGTGTTCGCCAAGAAGGCCGATCTTTATTCGGGCGGCCTCAACCTCGCCTGGAACGGCGACAATGGCTGGAAGGCGTTCGCCGACGCCAGCTATTCGCGCACCGATCGCGAAGAGCTGAGCATCGAAAGCTATTCGGGCACCGGCTTCGGCGAAGCGCTTGGCGCCACCGACACGATCAGCTTCGTCACCGGGCCGACCGGCACGGTGTTCAAGCCGACGCTCAACTACAGCGACACCAATCTCATCCGTCTGACCGACCCGCTCGGTTGGGGCGGCGGTCCGACCACCCCGCAGGCCGGTTATTACAACAACCGCATCCTCGAGGATGAACTGGTCCAGCTGCGCGGCGAGCTCGAGCGCGAGATCGGTGGGTTCATCGACGGCATCAAGGTCGGCGTGAACTACACCGACCGCACCAAGTCGCTGACCCCGGACGAATATCTCGTCCGGCTGCCGAACGGCGCGCTGGAAGCGCCGATCCCGAGCAACCTGCTGCTGTCGCCGACCAACCTCAGCTACCTCGGCCTCGGCCCGGTGGTCAGCTACGATCCGCGCGCGCTGATCAACGCCGGCAACCTCATTCTGGTCACCAATCCGTCGAACGACATTCCGGCCAAGGCCTACAATGTCTTTGAAAAGGTCTGGACCGGCTATGCGCAGGCCAACATCAAGGGCACGCTCGGCAACAGCGAGCTGACCGGCAACATCGGCGCGCAGCTGATCCATACCGATCAGAGTTCGACCGGCATCGCCTTCCTCAACGGCACGCGGGTCAACGTCTCGCTGGGCGACAAATATTGGATGGTCCTGCCGAGCCTGAACCTCAACCTGCGCTTCCCGACCGATTTCGTGGTCCGGTTCGCGGCGGCGCGCGAAATGCAGCGGCCGCGGCTCGACCAGCTGCGTTCCGCGATCGGATACGGGATCAACACCACCGACCGTCCGCAGCCCTTCATCTCGGGCGGTGGCGGCAATCCGCGGCTGCGCCCGTATCGGGCGACCGCGGTCGACCTCAACTTCGAGAAATATTTCGCCAACACCGGCTATGTCGCCCTTCAGCTGTTCTGGAAGGACATCGACCGGTACGTGTCGGACGGCCGTAACGAGAACTTCGACTACACCGGCTTCCCGCTTCCGGTCGGGGTGACGCCGCCGAGCCTGATCGGCCGCCTCGACTCGCCCGTGAACACCGACGGCGGCAAGCTGTATGGTGCCGAAGTGGCGGCGACGCTGCCGCTCAGCGTCTTCAGCAGCTACCTCGACGGCTTCGGCCTGACCGGCGGCGTGGGCTACACCAAGACAAAGGTTCGCGATTTCAGCGGCGCTCGGTCGCAGATCCCGGGCTATTCGAAGTGGGTCGCCAACGGCACCGCCTTCTTCGAGAAGTGGGGCTTCAACGCCCGCGGTAGCGTCCGCTACCGGTCGAGCTTCCTTGGCGACTTCACCGGCTTCGGCGGGTCGCCGACGCGGCGCATCGCGCTTGCCGAGACGATATACGACGCGCAGGTCGGCTACGACTTCAAGGAAGGCTCGCGGCTCAACGGCCTGTCGGTCTATCTCCAGGGCCAGAACCTGACCGACGAGCGCTTTGCCTCGGTCAATGGCAATGAAAATCCGACCCAGATCATCGATTACCAGATCTACGGTCGGCGTTTCCTTGCCGGACTGACCTTCAAGTTCTGAGCCGATGATGAACTTTGAACAGCGGCCGACCCTTCTCGGCCGCTGTTCAGGGAGTGAAATGGCATGAGGATCGTCATCGTCGGTGGAGGGTCGGCCGGCTGGATGACCGCCGCGGCGCTGAGCCGGTTCCTGATGCCGGGCGCCGACATCACCCTGATCGAATCCGACGAGATCGGCACGGTCGGGGTCGGCGAAGCAACCATTCCCGCCATCCGCATCTTCAACGATGCGCTCGGCATCGACGAAGCCGAATTCGTCGCGGCGACCGGCGCCAGCTTCAAGCTCGGCATCGAGTTTCGTGACTGGGGCCGCGAGGGCGAACGCTACCACCACGCGTTCGGGCTGGTCGGACGAAGCCTCGGGCTACTGCCGTTCCACCATTATTGGTGCCGCGCCGACGCGCTCGGCCTCGCCAAACCGCTGGGCCATTATGTGCTGAACAAGGTGGCGGCCGAGGCCAATCGCTTTGCCCATGTCACCCGGGCCGAGGGCAGCGCGCTTCCGCCCCTGCCCTATGCCTATCATTTCGATGCCGGGCTCTACGCCGCCTTTCTTCGACGTTTCGCCGAAGCGCGCGGGGTAATCCGGATCGAAGGCAAGCTGCAAGGCGCCGAGCGCCAGCCCGAGACGGGCGATATCGCGGCCGTGCGTTTCGGTGACGGGCGGCGGGTCGAAGGCGACCTGTTCATCGATTGTTCGGGCTTTCGCGGCTTCCTGATCGAAGGCGAGCTTGGCGCCGGCTACGACGACTGGTCGCACTGGCTGCCCTGCGACCGCGCGATCGCGGTGCCGTCCGCCCGCATTGAGCCGCTGGTGCCCTACACGCGGGCGACCGCGCGCACCGCGGGCTGGCAATGGCGCATCCCGCTGCAGCATCGCACCGGCAACGGCCATGTGTTCTGCTCCGCCTTCACCAGCGAGGACGAGGCCGCGGCGCTGCTGCTCGCCAACCTCGACGGCGAACAACTCGCCGAGCCGCGCACGCTGCGCTTCACCACCGGCAGGCGGCGCCGCGCCTTTGTCGGGAACGTGATCGCGATCGGACTTTCGTCAGGCTTCATCGAACCGCTTGAATCGACCAGCATCCACCTCATTCAGACGGGCGTGGATCGCATCCTCGACCTGCTCCCGGGCGGGCCGATCAGCGACGCGGTGCGTGACGAATATAACCGCCGCTTCGATTTCGAGATGGAGCGGCTGCGCGACTTCATCGTGCTGCATTATCATGCCAACCAGCGCGAAGGCCTGCCCTTCTGGGATCGGGTCCGGACCATGCCGATCCCCGACAGCCTTGCCCGGCGCATCGCCCTGTTCGAGGACAGCGGCGCCATTCTTCGTGATGGCGACGAATTGTTCGACGTGCCCGGCTGGTCGCAGGTCATGATCGGCCAGAATGTGCGCCCGCGCCGCGCCCATCCGATTGCCGCGCAATTGTCGGAAGCGCAGCTGGGGCAGTTCCTCGGCTCGCTCGAGCATGCTTATGCGGTCGACGCGGGACGGCTTCCCGACCACGCCGCTTTTCTTGGCAACTTCGCCCCCATGATCAACAATGGTGCCCGCCCATGACGCTTGCCCTGTTTCTGTCGCTTGCCGCGGCCCAGCCCGCCGCAACGGTCGCCGCGCCCGCCGCTCCAACCGCCGCCGACTTCCGCGCGCGTTTGCCGGAAGACGAGGTGATCTATTTCCTGTTGCCCGACCGGTTCGATAACGGCGACACCAGGAACGATCGCGGCGGGCTGAAGGGCGGGCCGCTGGAGACCGGGTTCGACCCGGCGCGCAAGGGCTTTTATCACGGCGGGGACTTGAAGGGCCTGGTCCGCCGGCTCGACTACCTGCAGGGCATGGGCGTCACCGCCATCTGGTTCGCGCCGATCTTCAAGAACAAGCCGGTGCAGGGCGGCAAGGGCCAGGAGAGCGCGGGTTATCACGGTTATTGGGTGACCGACTTCACCCGCGTCGATCCGCATTTCGGCGAGAATGGCGACTTCAAGGCCTTTGTCGACGCGGCGCACACGCGCGGCATGAAGGTCTACATGGACATCATCACCAACCACACGGCCGACGTTATCAAGTTCGCCGAATGCGAGGCGGCGAATGCCTGCCCGTATCGCTCGATCGCCGATTATCCCTATCAGCGCCGCGGCGGCATTGGGGGCAAAGCGATCAATCCGGGCTTCCTCGGCGAAAGGGTGCCCACGGCGGAGAATTTCGCCAGGCTGACCGATCCCAATTACGCTTACACGCTGAACACCGATGCCAAGGAGCGGAACGTCAAGGTTCCGGCGTGGCTCAACGATCCCCTGCTCTATCATAATCGCGGCGACAGCACGTTCACGGGCGAAAGCTCGACCCAGGGCGATTTCGTCGGGCTGGACGATCTGATGACCGAGAATCCGCGGGTCGTGCAGGGCATGATCGAGGTTTATGGCAGCTGGATCGACCGGTTCGGGATCGACGGCTTCCGCATCGACACCGCGCGGCACGTGAACCCGGAATTCTGGCAGCAGTTCGCGCCGGCGATGCTGGCGCGGGCCAAAGCCAAGGGTATTCCCAACTTCCACATCTTCGGCGAAGTCGCGAACGACGATTTTTCGCCCGGTTTCCTGGCCAAGCACACGGTCGAGGACAAGCTTCCCGCCGTGCTCGACTTCGCCTTCAAGCAGGCCGCGCTGCGCAGCCTGGCGAGCGGGCAGCCGACCGAGATCTGGCGCGAATTCCTCAATCAGGACGTGCTCTATGCCGGCGGCAAGGCGACCGCGAAGCAGCTTCCGACCTTCCTCGGCAACCACGACCAGGGGCGGTTCGCTTATTATGTGCGCGAGGGGAACAAGAACGCTTCGCCGGAGGAACTGCTCGAGCGGGTGAAGCTCGGCCATGTGCTGATGTTCACCTGGCGCGGGGTGCCGACGGTTTATTACGGCGACGAGCAGGGCTTCGTCGGCGACGGCAATGACCAGGATGCGCGCGAGACGATGTTCCCGTCGAAGACCGCGGTCTATCTCGACAACACATTGCTCGGCACCACGCGCACCAATGCGGTGGCGAATTTCGAGACTGGGCACCCGCTCTATCGCCTGATCGCCGAGCTGGCGAAGATCCGCACCGGCAGCGAGGCGCTGCGCCGCGGCGACACGCGCCTGCTCGCGGCTGAGGACAAGGCCGGGCTGCTGGCCTTCAGCCGCTCAGCGTCTTCGGAAGAAGTGATCGTCGCGGTCAATACTTCCTCGCAGCCGATCACCCGCAATGTCGCGATTGCCGCCGACATCAGCGGGCTTGCCTCATTGTCGGGTCCCTGCCCCGCCGCCCCGGTCGCGCCGGGCACTGTCCGCATCACTTTGCCAGCGTTCGGCCATGTCATCTGCCGCGCCGCTCGCTGACCCGCCCGTGAGCAGGGCGCCGGCCGCCGCCGAGCCCTGGTGGCGCGGCGCGACCATTTATCAAATCTATCCGCGCAGCTTTTGCGACAGCGACGGCGACGGGGTGGGCGATTTGCAGGGCATCACCGCGCGGCTGAGCCATGTCGCGGACCTCGGTGTCGATGCGGTGTGGGTGTCGCCCTTCTTCACCTCGCCGATGAAGGACTTCGGTTACGACGTCGCCGATTATCGCGATGTCGATCCGATCTTCGGCACGCTGGCCGATTTCGACGCGCTGATCGCCCGCGCCCATGCGCTTGGCCTCAAGGTGCTGATCGATCTCGTCTTCTCGCACACCAGCGACCAGCATCCCTGGTTCGTCGAAAGCCGGTCGAGCCGCGGCAACGACAAGGCCGAATGGTATGTCTGGGCCGATCCCAAACCCGACGGTTCGCCGCCGAGCAACTGGCAGTCGGTGTTCGGTGGTCCGAGCTGGACCTGGGACGCGCGGCGCGAGCAATATTATCATCATAACTTCCTGAAGGAGCAGCCGCAGCTCAACGGGCACCATCCGGCGGTGCAGCAGGCGCTGCTCGACATCGTGCGCTTCTGGCTCGACCGCGGGGTCGACGGCTTCCGCTTCGATGCGGTGAATTTCATGATGCACGATCCGGCGCTGACCGATAATC contains:
- a CDS encoding tryptophan halogenase family protein; translated protein: MRIVIVGGGSAGWMTAAALSRFLMPGADITLIESDEIGTVGVGEATIPAIRIFNDALGIDEAEFVAATGASFKLGIEFRDWGREGERYHHAFGLVGRSLGLLPFHHYWCRADALGLAKPLGHYVLNKVAAEANRFAHVTRAEGSALPPLPYAYHFDAGLYAAFLRRFAEARGVIRIEGKLQGAERQPETGDIAAVRFGDGRRVEGDLFIDCSGFRGFLIEGELGAGYDDWSHWLPCDRAIAVPSARIEPLVPYTRATARTAGWQWRIPLQHRTGNGHVFCSAFTSEDEAAALLLANLDGEQLAEPRTLRFTTGRRRRAFVGNVIAIGLSSGFIEPLESTSIHLIQTGVDRILDLLPGGPISDAVRDEYNRRFDFEMERLRDFIVLHYHANQREGLPFWDRVRTMPIPDSLARRIALFEDSGAILRDGDELFDVPGWSQVMIGQNVRPRRAHPIAAQLSEAQLGQFLGSLEHAYAVDAGRLPDHAAFLGNFAPMINNGARP
- a CDS encoding LacI family DNA-binding transcriptional regulator gives rise to the protein MTQRRPTSFDIAALAGVSQPTVSRALSGNPAVSAETRARVLAAAEQLHYKVDKNASGLRRQQSRTLALLFFEDPTPDETLINPFYLSMVGSMVRACAGHGYDLLISFQQLSDDWHVDYEDSRKADGIILLGYGDYLQYRPRLEALVRRGTHFVCWGNPRANEFGAMIGSDNEDGGLEATRHLLGLGRRRIGFVGTVSEAYPEFLDRYRGYVRAHDEASLPAFDRLRIDAGPSEEEGRAAVAELERRGIDYDALFAASDLAAIGAMKALGERGKRVPDDVAIVGFDDLAAAQLASPPLTTVAQDARAAGAALVEALIERIEGRESEPRLLPVRLKVRGSTSV
- a CDS encoding alpha-amylase family glycosyl hydrolase, which encodes MTLALFLSLAAAQPAATVAAPAAPTAADFRARLPEDEVIYFLLPDRFDNGDTRNDRGGLKGGPLETGFDPARKGFYHGGDLKGLVRRLDYLQGMGVTAIWFAPIFKNKPVQGGKGQESAGYHGYWVTDFTRVDPHFGENGDFKAFVDAAHTRGMKVYMDIITNHTADVIKFAECEAANACPYRSIADYPYQRRGGIGGKAINPGFLGERVPTAENFARLTDPNYAYTLNTDAKERNVKVPAWLNDPLLYHNRGDSTFTGESSTQGDFVGLDDLMTENPRVVQGMIEVYGSWIDRFGIDGFRIDTARHVNPEFWQQFAPAMLARAKAKGIPNFHIFGEVANDDFSPGFLAKHTVEDKLPAVLDFAFKQAALRSLASGQPTEIWREFLNQDVLYAGGKATAKQLPTFLGNHDQGRFAYYVREGNKNASPEELLERVKLGHVLMFTWRGVPTVYYGDEQGFVGDGNDQDARETMFPSKTAVYLDNTLLGTTRTNAVANFETGHPLYRLIAELAKIRTGSEALRRGDTRLLAAEDKAGLLAFSRSASSEEVIVAVNTSSQPITRNVAIAADISGLASLSGPCPAAPVAPGTVRITLPAFGHVICRAAR
- the gluP gene encoding glucose/galactose MFS transporter, giving the protein ALFVLASGVVVVQVVANPLISLLGPAKTVHSRLTFAQAFNSLGTTVFPIVGSALILGGLAGVSASDFTGAELEAYRTAETQAISNTYIGLAVALLVIAGAVFLFRNRLPGEQHERSSPLAGFSLLSRKRFGLGALCIFLYVGAEVSIGSLIVNYLQQSHVLGLSERAAGDMIFLYWGGAMIGRFIGSWFLRVMSPGLILATVAAGAIALLAISTHSTGQVAAYSLLGIGLMNSIMFPTIFSLACEKLGARAADGSGIINIAIFGGAVIPLLTGMLADASGSLAIALILPALCYAVIAGYGFYARRPASDLA
- a CDS encoding TonB-dependent receptor, whose amino-acid sequence is MTFHANFGRFSLAASPLALCAALIATPAAAQTTQPEDAPPATTEENANDAASPAPTEGDEIVVTGFRRSLESAVRTKKSQEQIVESVTAEDIGKLPDNSIGESIARLPGIASQRTSGRANVIAIRGFGPDFSQTLLNGREQTSTNDNRGVEFDQYPSEVVSQVVVYKSPNASLVGQGLVGTVDIRTVRPLDYGRRTVAIGLRGSYADLGKLNAGSEDKGYRLSGTFIDQFADGRIGVAVSASYVDEPYQVQEFNAWGYATGTLPGSTEQLGLIGGSKSYVTSTQLKRFGINGTIQAKITPNLVLTADGFYSNFKDDQIKRGIELPLGFGAFGTTFNPATFRGENGTVVSGTFNNVQGVVRNDVFAKKADLYSGGLNLAWNGDNGWKAFADASYSRTDREELSIESYSGTGFGEALGATDTISFVTGPTGTVFKPTLNYSDTNLIRLTDPLGWGGGPTTPQAGYYNNRILEDELVQLRGELEREIGGFIDGIKVGVNYTDRTKSLTPDEYLVRLPNGALEAPIPSNLLLSPTNLSYLGLGPVVSYDPRALINAGNLILVTNPSNDIPAKAYNVFEKVWTGYAQANIKGTLGNSELTGNIGAQLIHTDQSSTGIAFLNGTRVNVSLGDKYWMVLPSLNLNLRFPTDFVVRFAAAREMQRPRLDQLRSAIGYGINTTDRPQPFISGGGGNPRLRPYRATAVDLNFEKYFANTGYVALQLFWKDIDRYVSDGRNENFDYTGFPLPVGVTPPSLIGRLDSPVNTDGGKLYGAEVAATLPLSVFSSYLDGFGLTGGVGYTKTKVRDFSGARSQIPGYSKWVANGTAFFEKWGFNARGSVRYRSSFLGDFTGFGGSPTRRIALAETIYDAQVGYDFKEGSRLNGLSVYLQGQNLTDERFASVNGNENPTQIIDYQIYGRRFLAGLTFKF